In Catenulispora sp. GP43, the genomic window CACCGCGCGACGGTACTCTCACGCCATCTGCGGCCATCCATCCGGACCACGGCGCGGCCCGGGCTCACGCCGCCTCTACGCCGGACACCACCTGGCCAGTCACGCCGCACCCGCCAGACTCATCCTGGAATGCAGAACATCACCCCGGTTCCGATGCCATCTCTTTGTTTCGACGCTTCACACAGCGGTCGTCTTCCCGAGCCCTACCTGACGCATGACCTGCGCCTTTTCCTCATCGCTCACCACGACGGTCTTCAGCCAACGCAGCATGAGGCGGTTTGAAGCCTCCCCGGCGAGAGCGGCTCCGAAGGGCCAAGAACCTTCATCTCTCGTGCAGCACCACATCAGAATCCGGTCTCCTACAACTCCGACTCCCTCCGTGTTCGTGGCACACGCTCTGGCAAGATTTTCGTGACGTGCCATGTGGTTGTCGTCACATCAGTAGGACCCGTTTTCAGAGAAGCGGGAGCCCGGCTCGTCCATACATCTGCCGTTTGACCAGATTGATCTTGGTGACGGTGCCCTCCACGACGCCGGAGCTCCATGGCGAGGTGACCGCGCCAAGCACCGCGTCCCAGTCCTTGTCCAGACCCATGGCAAAGGACTTCAGCGCTGGCAGAGTATCCGCCCGGGCTGCGTTCACCCACTTGAGCAGGCGTCCGTTGCTCGGCCGGTTTGTGAGCAGGTCGGCGAAGGCAGCGACATGTTCGCGGAGACGGGCCAGGTCAGGGCAGTCGTCCAACGTTGTTTCAGACCGCTGCGCTAGTTCTCTGTTAACGCCGCATCGGGCCGCATGAGCCAGCCGACGAGCGTCCTGGTCTTCGGCGGGGTGACGGCTTTCGGTGGCAACTCCCCGCGCACCATCAGGGTCCGCAGATACCGGGACAAGGTGCGGAAGCCGCAAGCCAGTCCGCGCTCGGTCAGTTCGGCGTGCAGCGCGGTGGCCGAGTGGCAGCCCTGGCTCCAGCGCTCCAGCAGGTAGTCCCGCCACGGGTCCAGGATGCTGGGTCGGGCCCCGGCGATGTGCCCAAGCAGGTCCTCAACGCGTTGTGCCCGAGCGAACGTACGGGCGGTCTTGTAGTTCAGGTGCAGCTCGCGGGCGATCTCCGCGATCGCCCAGCCCTGATCGGCCAGATCATGCAGGTCGCGGAACCGCTTGCGGGTCCGGGCCTCCAGCACACCTTGGGCCGACAGGGTCTGGGCGGGTAGCGTCTCGATGGCTGCCGTGTCCGGCGGCGGCCCCGGCCCGACCCGCTGTCCCAGACACCGACGATGAGCTGCGACGTCCTTCTCCACATGCTGACCCAGGTTGTGCCACAGGTCCCAGCGGTCGGCAACCTGCGCTGCCTGCGGCGCGGCGCGGGCCGCTGCCTCGGCATAGGCAGTGGCCCGATCCCGGCAGATGGCCTTGATCTCGGGCCGGACACGCAGCCACGCGGCGAACGGCTCGGCTTCCCGCCCTGGGAGAAGTTCCAGCGGCCGGTGACTTTCAGCGTCCACGACCACTGTGCCGTAGCGATGCCCGCGGCGGAATGCGAAATCGTCAACGCCGACGATGGTCACGGTCGAGACCGCCGGGTCTGGCATCGCCATCACCACTGCCAGCAGTGTCACCCGGCTGACCACCGCGTGCAGCGCCGTCAGTAGCCGGGCCCCGGCCCGGCCGGCTAACGCCACGCCG contains:
- a CDS encoding transposase; the protein is MDDCPDLARLREHVAAFADLLTNRPSNGRLLKWVNAARADTLPALKSFAMGLDKDWDAVLGAVTSPWSSGVVEGTVTKINLVKRQMYGRAGLPLL
- a CDS encoding ISL3 family transposase, translating into MLSARVHSRYERHVADTAVGGRPVVVDLTVRRLFCDQAGCPRRTFVEQVEGLTIRYGRYTPLLLGVLQAVGVALAGRAGARLLTALHAVVSRVTLLAVVMAMPDPAVSTVTIVGVDDFAFRRGHRYGTVVVDAESHRPLELLPGREAEPFAAWLRVRPEIKAICRDRATAYAEAAARAAPQAAQVADRWDLWHNLGQHVEKDVAAHRRCLGQRVGPGPPPDTAAIETLPAQTLSAQGVLEARTRKRFRDLHDLADQGWAIAEIARELHLNYKTARTFARAQRVEDLLGHIAGARPSILDPWRDYLLERWSQGCHSATALHAELTERGLACGFRTLSRYLRTLMVRGELPPKAVTPPKTRTLVGWLMRPDAALTEN